In one window of Streptomyces griseus subsp. griseus DNA:
- a CDS encoding TetR/AcrR family transcriptional regulator: MVKATEQNGTPVPQRLLAAATRLFAERGYDRTSVQEIVEAAGVTKGALYHYFGSKEDLLQEVYARVLRLQQERLDAFAGAEAPVEQRLRDAAADVVVTTIDNLDDAAIFFRSMHHLSPEKNKQVRVERRRYHERFRALIEEGQRSGVFSTATPADLVVDYHFGSVHHLSTWYRPDGPLSRQEVADHLADLLLRALRP; this comes from the coding sequence ATGGTCAAGGCGACGGAGCAGAACGGCACTCCCGTCCCCCAGAGGCTGCTGGCCGCCGCCACCCGGCTCTTCGCCGAGCGCGGGTACGACCGCACCTCGGTCCAGGAGATCGTCGAGGCGGCGGGCGTCACCAAGGGGGCGCTCTACCACTACTTCGGCTCCAAGGAGGACCTGCTCCAGGAGGTCTACGCCCGGGTGCTGCGGCTCCAGCAGGAGCGGCTGGACGCCTTCGCGGGCGCGGAGGCCCCCGTCGAGCAGCGGCTGCGCGACGCGGCCGCCGACGTGGTCGTCACGACCATCGACAACCTGGACGACGCCGCGATCTTCTTCCGCTCCATGCACCACCTGAGCCCCGAGAAGAACAAGCAGGTACGGGTGGAGCGCCGCCGCTACCACGAGCGGTTCCGGGCGCTGATCGAGGAGGGGCAGCGGAGCGGGGTGTTCTCCACCGCCACCCCCGCCGACCTGGTGGTCGACTACCACTTCGGCTCGGTCCACCACCTCTCCACCTGGTACCGCCCGGACGGCCCGCTCAGCCGCCAGGAGGTCGCCGACCACCTCGCGGATCTGCTGCTGCGGGCCCTGCGCCCGTAA